The genomic region AGCATGAGCCTGGACGTACAGGTGAAATTGCTGCGCTTGCTGCAAGAGCGGGTCGTCGAACGCCTGGGCGGCAATCAGTTGATCCCGCTGGACATCCGCATCATCGCCGCGACCAAGGAAGACCTGCGGCAATCCGCCGATCAGGGGCGCTTCCGTGCCGACTTGTATTACCGCCTGAACGTTGCGCCGTTGCGCATTCCGCCACTGCGCGAACGGGGCGAAGATGCGCTGATGCTGTTCCAGCATTTCGCCGACGAAGCCAGCGCCCGCCACGGCTTACCGCCCCATGAACTGCAACCGGGGCAACGGGCGCTGCTGCTGCGTCACAGCTGGCCGGGTAACGTGCGGGAACTGCAGAACGCCGCCGAACGCTTTGCCCTGGGCCTGGAACTGGCACTGGACAACAGCGCGCCGGATGGCGGTGTCGGCACCACGGTTGAAGTGGTCAGCGGCGGCTTGAGCGAGCAAGTCGAGAACTTCGAGAAGAGCCTGATTGCCGCCGAACTGGCGCGCTCGCACAGCTCCGTGCGCAGCCTCGCCGAAGCGCTTGGCATCCCGCGCAAAACCCTGCACGACAAGCTGCGCAAGCATGGCCTGAACTTCGCCGATGGCGGCACCAGCAGCCATACCGACGACCTCGATTGAGCTACCGTAAAATCATCCTCATCAAACAAAAGGCCCGCGAATGAACCGCGACAGTCGTCACCTGGAATCGATCCTCTATCGCGACATCCCCCTCACGCGGGACATGGGCCTCAAAGTGCTCGACTGGCATGACCAACAACTGCGCCTGCATCTGCCGCTGGAGCCCAACGTCAATCACAAGAGCACCATGTTCGGTGGCAGCCTGTACTGCGGCGCGGTGCTGGCCGGCTGGGGCTGGCTGCATTTGCGTTTGCGTGAAGAAGGCATCGAAGACGGGCACATCGTGATTCAGGAAGGGCAGATCAACTACCCGCTGCCGGTCACCATGGACGCGACAGCGATTTGCCAGGCGCCGAATGCAGCAGTGTGGAGGAAATTCCTGGCGATGTATCGACGCTATGGGCGGGCGCGGTTGACGCTGCATTCGCGGATCGTGAATGCCGGGAGTGAAGAGGATGCGGTGAGGTTCGTGGGGCAGTACGTACTGCACCGCTAGGAACCAGGGCCAATACAGAACCTGTGGCGAGGGGGCTTGCCCCCGTTGGGCTGCGAAGCGGCCCCAAATCCAGCCGCCGCGAATCAGTTAATTTCCATTGTCTGAATTGCGACTGCTGCGCAGCCGAACGGGGCGGTGCGGCGTTCCGACAAGCCCCCTCGCCACAGAAGTTCGGCGTGCTCAGGAACGAGCGAGCGCCAATAGTTTCTCCCGCCAAGCCGCTTTGGCCGGCAGCGCCAGGAAGAACTCATTCAGCAACGATTCCCGCGCCGGATAACAGAACGGCGCGCCGCTCAAATCCAGCACCTCACCGCCGGCGCCTTCCAGTACACCTTGAGCCGCGGCCGTGTCCCACTGCGAAGTCGGCGCCAATCGCGGATAACAATCCGCAGCCCCTTCAGCCAGCAGGCAAAACTTCAGCGAGCTGCCGATATTCGCCAGTTGCAGCTCACCCAGGCTGTCGCTCAACCCCGCGAGTAGTCGCTCCTGCTCAGGGCTCGAATGCCGACGACTGGCGACCACCGTGAAAGCTTCACCCGCAGCCGGAACCTCACGCACCTGAATCGGCAACGGCTCGGCGCCTTTATCGCCACGCCAGGCTCCCAACCCGGCACCGCCGACATAAAAACGCCCGTTGGTCGGCATCGACACCACACCGAACACCACACGCCCCTGCTCGATCAGCGCAATGTTGACGGTGAACTCTTCGCTGCCGGAGATGAACTCCTTGGTCCCGTCCAGCGGATCGACCAGCCACCAGCGTTGCCAGCCGGCACGCACGCTCCGGGGGATGTTGGCGTCCTCTTCGGACAGCACCGGAATAGTCGGGTCCAGCGCCGTCAGCCCGGCCAGGATTACATGGTGAGCGGCCATGTCGGCAGCGGTGACCGGAGAATCATCGGACTTTGCAGTCACGGCAACGTTGACGCGCCAGAACGGCAGGATCGCCTCGCCAGCTTTCAATGCCAGCTCGACCACCGGCGCCATCAACGGATGGGGAAAACTCATGAACGTCTCACTCATAATTGAAAAATACCGCGCTGGCTCAACAAGTCCCGGGCCAGATACAGCGCCGCCAAGGCACGACCCTCGGTGAATCGCGGGTTCTGCGCCAATGCCGACAGTTCCCGCAGGTTGATCTTGTCCACCCCCATCGGCTCGGGCTCGTCACCCTCCAGGCGCTCTTCGTACAAATCGGTGGCCAGCACCACTTGGATCTTCTGGCTCATGTAGCCGGGTGACAACGACAACTCGGTCAGATGCTCCAGTTGCCGCGCGCCATACCCGGCCTCTTCCTTTAGCTCCCGCTCGGCCGCCGCCAGCACGTCTTCGCCCGGCTCGATCAAGCCTTTGGGCAGGGACAATTCGTAGGCATCGGTGCCACCGCAGTATTCCTCCACCAACACTGCGTGGTCCGCGTCGAGCATCGCCACGATCATCACCGCACCATAACCAGCGCCTTTGCCGACCAATCGCTCGTAAGTACGTTCCACGCCATTGGAAAAGCGCAATTTCAGCTCTTCGACACAGAATAATCGGCTGGTGGCGACGATCTCGCGGGCGAGTACGGTGGGTTTCTGGCGCATGGGAAGCTCCTTGGCGTAAGCGGGTTACTATACCCGGCCTATCCTGATTGTTTATCTCGGATATCTTTTTTACCGCTGGAGAAGTTTTTTATGTCCCTGCTGCCCTGGCGCGACATCGATACCGTTCTGCTGGATATGGACGGCACGCTGCTGGACCTGCACTACGACAACCATTTCTGGCTGGAGCACCTGCCAAAGCGTTATGCCGAGTTGCACGGAGTGAGCCTGGCCATGGCGGAGCTGGAACTGCAGCCACTGTTCGAGCGCCATGCCGGTCAGTTGCAGTGGTATTGCCTGGACTTCTGGAGCGCCGAACTGAAGTTGTCAGTGCGCGAGCTGAAACTGGAAACCGCGCACCTGATCGCCCTGCGTCCGGATGCGGACACTTTTCTGGCGGCGATCAAACAGGCCGGCAAGCGCGTGGTACTGATCACCAACGCCCATCGCGACTCGTTGTCATTGAAACTGGAAAGAATCGAACTGGCGCCGTATTTCGAGCG from Pseudomonas sp. GGS8 harbors:
- the cysQ gene encoding 3'(2'),5'-bisphosphate nucleotidase CysQ, whose product is MSFPHPLMAPVVELALKAGEAILPFWRVNVAVTAKSDDSPVTAADMAAHHVILAGLTALDPTIPVLSEEDANIPRSVRAGWQRWWLVDPLDGTKEFISGSEEFTVNIALIEQGRVVFGVVSMPTNGRFYVGGAGLGAWRGDKGAEPLPIQVREVPAAGEAFTVVASRRHSSPEQERLLAGLSDSLGELQLANIGSSLKFCLLAEGAADCYPRLAPTSQWDTAAAQGVLEGAGGEVLDLSGAPFCYPARESLLNEFFLALPAKAAWREKLLALARS
- the yrfG gene encoding GMP/IMP nucleotidase, whose amino-acid sequence is MSLLPWRDIDTVLLDMDGTLLDLHYDNHFWLEHLPKRYAELHGVSLAMAELELQPLFERHAGQLQWYCLDFWSAELKLSVRELKLETAHLIALRPDADTFLAAIKQAGKRVVLITNAHRDSLSLKLERIELAPYFERLISSHDYGFAKEDPQFWNALQADIGFDPARCLFIDDTLPILRSARNFGVAHLLAVSEPDSRKGPKDTAEFAAVGDYRELIAGL
- a CDS encoding YiiD C-terminal domain-containing protein, coding for MNRDSRHLESILYRDIPLTRDMGLKVLDWHDQQLRLHLPLEPNVNHKSTMFGGSLYCGAVLAGWGWLHLRLREEGIEDGHIVIQEGQINYPLPVTMDATAICQAPNAAVWRKFLAMYRRYGRARLTLHSRIVNAGSEEDAVRFVGQYVLHR
- the nudE gene encoding ADP compounds hydrolase NudE, which encodes MRQKPTVLAREIVATSRLFCVEELKLRFSNGVERTYERLVGKGAGYGAVMIVAMLDADHAVLVEEYCGGTDAYELSLPKGLIEPGEDVLAAAERELKEEAGYGARQLEHLTELSLSPGYMSQKIQVVLATDLYEERLEGDEPEPMGVDKINLRELSALAQNPRFTEGRALAALYLARDLLSQRGIFQL